A single genomic interval of Centropristis striata isolate RG_2023a ecotype Rhode Island chromosome 8, C.striata_1.0, whole genome shotgun sequence harbors:
- the tbx20 gene encoding T-box transcription factor TBX20, whose amino-acid sequence MEYTSSPKPQLSSRANAFSIAALMSSGKPSKDKETEENTIKPLEQFVEKSSCNQQSLADLSSLDGHGDFSGSAPAVCTEPLIPTNPGIPSEEMAKISCSLETKELWDKFHELGTEMIITKSGRRMFPTIRVSFSGVDQDSKYIVLMDIVPVDNKRYRYAYHRSSWLVAGKADPPLPARLYVHPDSPFTGEQLMKQMVSFEKVKLTNNELDQHGHIILNSMHKYQPRVHIIKKKDHTASLLNLKSEEFRTFVFVETVFTAVTAYQNQLITKLKIDSNPFAKGFRDSSRLTDMERESVENLIHKHSYARSPIRTYAGDEESLSEDGHSAHTRGSAFTASDNLSLSSWVTTTSGFSGFQHPQSLSAMGAGAASLPHPIQGSLPPYSRLGMPLTPTALAGTMQGSGPSFPSFHMPRYHHYFQQGPYAAIQGLRHSSTVMTPFV is encoded by the exons ATGGAGTACACGTCATCCCCGAAACCGCAGCTCTCATCCCGGGCAAATGCTTTCTCCATAGCCGCCCTGATGTCCAGTGGGAAGCCCAGTAAGGACAAAGAGACGGAGGAGAACACCATCAAGCCTCTCG aacaatttgtGGAGAAGTCCTCCTGCAACCAGCAGTCTCTGGCTGACCTGTCCTCCCTGGACGGGCACGGGGACTTCAGCGGGAGCGCGCCCGCGGTGTGCACCGAGCCGCTCATCCCCACCAATCCCGGCATCCCTAGCGAGGAGATGGCCAAGATCTCGTGCAGTCTGGAGACTAAAGAGCTGTGGGACAAATTCCACGAGCTCGGCACCGAGATGATCATCACCAAGTCTGgacg GAGGATGTTCCCCACCATCCGGGTCTCTTTTTCCGGGGTGGACCAGGACTCCAAGTACATCGTGTTGATGGACATCGTCCCAGTGGACAACAAGCGGTACCGGTACGCCTACCACCGCTCCTCCTGGCTGGTGGCCGGGAAGGCCGACCCTCCTCTGCCCGCCAG GTTGTACGTGCACCCGGACTCCCCGTTTACCGGAGAGCAGCTCATGAAGCAGATGGTTTCCTTCGAGAAAGTCAAACTGACAAACAACGAACTGGACCAACACGGACAT ATCATCCTCAACTCCATGCACAAGTACCAGCCGAGGGTCCACATCATCAAAAAGAAGGACCACACCGCCTCGCTGCTCAATCTCAAGTCTGAGGAGTTCCGCACCTTCGTCTTCGTCGAGACCGTCTTTACCGCCGTCACAGCCTATCAGAACCAGCTG ATCACCAAACTGAAGATTGACAGCAACCCGTTCGCCAAAGGTTTCCGGGACTCGTCGCGGCTGACAGACATGGAGAG GGAAAGTGTTGAGAATCTGATCCACAAGCACTCGTACGCCCGGTCGCCGATCCGAACCTACGCTGGCGACGAGGAGAGCCTGAGCGAGGATGGACACAGCGCACACACCAGAG GCTCTGCGTTCACCGCCTCAGACAACCTCTCCCTGAGCTCCTGGGTCACCACCACTTCGGGCTTCTCGGGCTTCCAGCACCCACAATCCCTGTCGGCCATGGGCGCCGGCGCCGCCTCCCTGCCTCACCCCATCCAGGGCTCCCTGCCGCCCTACAGCCGGCTGGGCATGCCGCTGACACCCACGGCTCTAGCTGGGACCATGCAGGGCAGCGGGCCGTCCTTCCCTTCCTTCCACATGCCCCGCTACCACCACTACTTCCAGCAGGGGCCCTACGCCGCCATCCAGGGACTCCGCCACTCCTCCACGGTCATGACGCCCTTTGTATGA